The Halarchaeum grantii nucleotide sequence GACGACGTGGGCGCTCGGGACGACCGGAACCGACGCGGGGGCGGTGGTGGCGGGCGTACACGTGCTCGTCCTCCTCTTCGGCCTCCAGACCGGGACGGTGGGGTTGCTCGGGCAGGACGCGATGCGCAACCTCCTCGGCGACGTGACGCTCGTCGTCTTCAGCGCGCACACGCTCCCGGTGAGCGAGCGCCTCCTCCTCGGTGCGTTCCTCGTGAAGGACGCCGTCTACTACGCGGTGCTCTTCGTGCTCCCGATCAGCGTCGCGTGCGCGCCGCTCTTCCCGCTCGCCTCGCTCCCGCTCCTCTGGGTGACGCTCACGTGGACGTTCGTCCTCGGTCTCCTCGGGACGCTCGCGGCCGTCTCGCTGGCGTCACGCGGGCGACCCGGGAAGGCGCTCGCGCTCGTCGGCGCCGCCGGCGTCGTCGCGGCGTTCCTCGCGGGCTACCCGGTCGGCGACGCGACGCCGTACGCGGTGTTCGTCGCGCCCGGCGTCCGCAGCGTCGCGCTCGCGGCCCTCCCGCCCCTCCTGCTCGCGGGCGTCGCCGCCGTCACCTACGACTCCGAGTACGAGCCACCGGCGCGGACGGTCGGGAACGGCTTCCGCGCGTGGCGGCGGCGGGCGCCCGCGTGGGACGACCCGGTGTTCGTGAAGACGATGCTGGACGTGGAGCGCTCGGCGGGCGGCTACTGGAAGGTGCTCTTCTCCGCGGGGATCCTCTTCGCGGTGAGCGCCTTCCTCGTCGACCTCGCGAGCGGCCTCGTCGGCCTCCCCGTCCTCCCGGGCGTCGCGTTCGGCTCCATCCTCGGGCTGACGGCGTTCACGACCTACAACTGGCTCACGCAGTTCGACAGCCTCGAGACGTACGCGCAGTTCCCCATCGACGCGGGCGACGTCTTCCGCGCGAAGGCCCGCGCGTTCGCCGTCCTCGGCGTACCCGTCGGCGTCGCCTTCTACGCCGGCGCCGTCCTCTGGCGGGGCGCGGCCGTCCTCGACGCGCTCTGTGGGTTCGTCCTCCTCGTCGGCCTCCAAGCGTACCTGTTCGGACTGACGGTGGCGCTCGCGGGCTTCCAGCCCAACGAGTTCCTCTTCGACACGGTGCTGTTCGCGACGTTCACGCTCGCCGTCGTCGTCCCGCTGGTCCCCGTCCTCGTCGTCGGCTTCGTCGCCGCGCCGCTCGGCGCGCTCCCCGCGACCGGCCTCGCGCTCGTCGGCCTCCTGCTCGGTGTCGTCGGCGTCGTGCTCTATCGGCGCGCGGTGCCGCGCTGGCGCGAGCGCCTCCGCGAGTGACGCGACGCCACGCCTATACGCGCCGCGTGCCTTTCTGAGGGTATGAGCGACACCGAGACGAGCGACCTCCCGGAGACGGACGCGGAGTGGCGCGAGGTGCTGACCGACGAGGAGTACCGGGTGCTCCGCGAGCAGGGGACCGAGGCGAAGTTCACCGGCGAGTTCATCGGGAAGGACGACGACGGCACGTATCGGTGTGCGGGCTGTGGCGCCGTGCTCTTCGACTCGGAGACGAAGTTCGACTCCGAGGGGTCGGGATGGCCGAGCTTCGACGACGCCGTCGAGGGCGCGGTCGAACTCCGCCGCGATACGAGCCACGGGATGGTGCGGACCGAAGTCGTCTGCGCCGAGTGCGGCGGCCACCTCGGGCACGTCTTCGAGGACGGCCCCACCGAGACGGGCAAGCGCTTCTGCATCAACTCGTGCGCGCTCGACTTCGAGGAGAACGGTGACGACCGGTAGGGAGTCACCGCTTACCGAGCGCGAGCGAGCTGTGGGAGCGAGACGCGAGGAAGACGGCGACAACTGAGCGCGAGCGAGGGCGCCATCACTCCGCGAGACGTCGCCGCTCGCCACCGCCGGTGTCTCCAGACCGGCCCGTGGGCCGAACCCGATAGCCGTCGTGTGGCGACGCGTCGTCGGACGCGTGATCTGGGAATCGGCCGCCCGGTGTCCCGTCCGCGTGTCGCTTCGTACGGAGTACGCCGGACGCTACTCGAGACCTACAGGCGGCAGCACCACGCACGGAACCTCGACGTGCCCGACGAGACCGGCGGCGGTGCTCCCGAGTCCGCCTTCCGCGCCCGCCCCGGGGTGGTGGGCGCCGAGGACGAGTTCGTCGACGTCGCCGGCGTCGAGTTCGTCGCGGAGCTCCGCGAGCGGGTCGCCCTCGCGGACCGCGGTTTCGACGTCGGGCACGGCGAGTCGAGCGGTGGCGACGTTCACGGCGTCGGCCGCATCACCGGAGCGCGGAGCGTTCCGGGTGGCTACCGACTCGCTCGGCGATTCGTGACCATCTCGCGACCCGCACTCGCTGACGCCGACGACGCGAACGACGTCGTCGCTCGTGAGGCGTCCTTGGAGGTAGTCGCAGGCCGCAGCGGTCGTGTGCACGGAGTCCGTGGCGAGGAGATAGCGCGTCATATCGGTCGCTCGGGCGCGCGTGGGAAAAAGCTACTCGGCCGTCGCGGCGCGGTAGCGCTCGAAGAGCGCGCGGGCGCGCTCGCTCTCGCCGGCCTCGGCTTCGACGCCGGACTCCTCGACGGCCTCGAACTCGCGGTCCTCGTGCCCCGCCCACTCCTGCAGGGCTTCGTTCGCGGCCTGCGCGTGGTCTTCGGCGTCCTCGATCCCTTCGACGGATTCGCGGTAGACGACCGTCCACTCGTCGGCGTCGAGGTCGAAACCGACGCCGTGGACGATGCCGTCGCGAACGAGGACGAGCGCGGAGACGAGGCGCTCGTCGGCGTCGCGGGCGGTGTGCGCGCTCGCGGGCGCGACCATCCGGAAGGCGTCGCTGCGGTGGAGCGCCCGGCCCTCCGCGATGGTGAGCGGGCGGGACGGGAGTGAGTCCATCGACATACGCGTCGGGACGCGCCCGACACCAAAGAGCGGGGCGGTTCCGGGTGGCTTTATTCGGCGGGCGCGCACACCCGCGAGCGTGCCACTCTCCGCGTCGCGCTCCATCGGTGTCGGTCTCGCGCTCGGTACGCTTCTCGGCCTGTCGGTCGGCGCCGTAGCGGCGGTCACGGGAGCCCCGGTGTCCGACGCCGGGGTGGCGGTCGCGCTCGGCGTCGGACTGGGACCCGTGCTCGGTGCCGCCCTCGTCCCGGTGGCGGGATGGGCGGCGGGTCTCGAACGGGCGACGACGCCGCTCCTCGCGGCCGGGACGCTCGTCGGCCTCCTGCTCGGCGTCGGCGCGAGCGCGCTCGCGTGGTGGGTCGGGGTCGCGTCGCTCGTCGCTCTCGGTGGCGTGGCGCTCTGTGGCGGCGTCCTCGGACTGGGCCTCGGCGCGCGTCACGCGTTGGCGCTCGCGTGAGCGGTCGCTCACCGGGTCGCGTCGAAAGAAATGTCGATTGCGCCGCGAGGGCGCTGAGTCGTCTACTTAAAGGCGCGTGACGTTCGTCGCGCGGGGGCCCTTCTCGGCCTCCTCGATGTCGAACTCGACCTCCTGACCCTCTTCGAGGTCGGGGCCGCCGACGTCCTCCATGTGGAAGAAGACGTCCTCGTCCGCGTCGTCAGTCTCGATGAATCCGTAACCGCCCGTGTCGTTGAAGAAGTCAACCTTACCGCTTGCCATTACAACACATCGTAGGGGAGTGTGAGGGATAAGGGTTCCGCGAGTCGCGCTACCATGGGTACGCGACGCGAGCCACCCCCGGGTGTCGTGTCGCCGTCGACGGCGTCCGCCTGCAGGCCTTCGAGTTCGTCGTCGAGTTCGACGCCGGTGAACCCGTGCCGTCGTAGCGAAACTCGAGGCCGCCCCCTCCGACTCCGCAGATCTGGCACGGCGTGAGACCGGACCGACGCTCACCGCCCCCTCAACGGCCGACGCGACGGCCCGTCTCTCTCACGGGCGCTACGGACGGCTCCGTACCCGAACGTATCTGTTTGTAGACAGGAATAAGGCGGTGGCGCGTCCACGTTCACGCGCGCCCATGCCCACATCCGAGCGCCCGCGCCACGACCGGTGGTCGCCGTGACGCCGCGCCCCGGCCCCGTCCTCGCACGCCTCGCCCGACCCGCCGGCCCGGAGACGACGCTCGCCGTCCTCGCGGACGTCCACGCCGACGTCGCGCGCGAACCCGGCTCGTGGAAGTGTCACGAGCACGCCCTCGACAGATTGCGGACCGCACTCGACGACGCCGGCCGCCTCGGCGCGGACGCCGTCCTCGTCGCCGGCCGCCTCGGCGCGGACGCCGTCCTCGTCGCCGGCGACCTCACCCGCGACGGCCGCCCCGACTCCTTCGACGCCATCGACGCGGCGTTCGCGACCGTCGACGGACCCGTCCTCTGCGTCCCCGGGAACCACGACGTCCCCAAGAGCTACCGGGACGCCCCGAGCGTCCACGCCTTCCGCGAGCGCTACACGCCCGGCGTCCTCCCCTACGTCCGGCGCGTCGGCTCCGTCCACGTCGTCGGCCTCGATACCGCGAGCGCCGTCGAGGACGGCTCACACGGCCGCGTCACCGACGACCAGCTCGCGTGGCTCGACGCCGTCCTCCCGGCCATCGGCGAGGCCGTCGTCGTCTGCCACCACAACCTCGCGGACGCCGCCAGCCACGCCGCCCCCGTCGGTATCGAGGCCCACGCTACCGTCGAGGGCGCCGACGCCCTCGCCGACGTCCTCGCCGACCACGCCGTCCCGCTCGTCGTCTCCGGGCACGCCCACTGGCCAACCGTCGGCGCCGCCGGGCGGGTCCGCGAACTCCTCGCGCCCGCCGTCTGCTCGTTCCCGCAGGCTGGCCTCATCCTCGACGTCACCCCGGAGGGGACGACCGTCAGCATGCTCCCGCTCGCCGACCGCGACGGCCTCCGGGCCGCCCACGACGCCGCCTGCGACGGCACCGAGCGCTCGCGGCGCATCGTCGAGACCTTCCGCGACGGCTATCTCACGCGGTTCCCGCTCGTCGACGAGCGGACGAGGAACAACCCGAACGCGACGCGCCTCCCCCTCGAGCGCTAGCTCCGTCGCGCGAGAGCGACGCTCGCGAGGAGGAGCGCGAGGCCGGCACCGAGCACGCCGACGCCCGGAACGCCGCTCGACGTCGTCGTCGGACTCGGGCTGTCCGCGCCCGCGAGCGACGGCCGGATGGCGGTCACCGCCGCGACGTCCGGGCCGTTCACGACCGTCACCGTCTCGCCGTCCTGCACGACGCGGTACGCGCCCCGATAGCCGTCCGCCTCGGGGACGACCCACGTGCCGTTTCGCTTCGTCGCGTCGTGCGCCTTCAGCGAGAGCACGTAGGCGTCCGCGAACGCGCTCGCGTCCGCGCTCGTGTTCCACGCCGTCTTCCAGACGAAGCCGTTCTTCGCGTTCTTCCGGTAGGGGAGGACCGCGTCGCCCGCCCACCCCGTCGTGGCCGCCGCGCTATACCGGAGCGTTCGGTACTCCCCGTCGCCCTGAATCGCGCGCTGCGGGACCGCGCCCGCGCCGTACTCGTAGCTCTGCCACCAGAGGCCGACGAACGCCGACGCCTCGCCGAGCGTGTCCGTCCCGTTCACACCCTGCTCGGGGAACGTCTCCCAGCCGTTCGTCGCGGCGTCGCGGTCCACGGAGACGGCCGTCCGTTCGGGTGCCGTCCCGTGAATCACCTCCGTCGTGGTGTTCGGCGGGCGCTCCCAGGCGTCGTCCACGGCCGCCCAGCCACCGCGCTCGGCGAGGTCGGCGACGTAGCCCGGCCCGCTCGCGTACGGGAAGTAGAGCGTGAACTGGAGGCTCCGCGGCGGACTCGCCGACGCGGACTGCGAGTCGGACTCCGAGTTCCCGTCGTTGCTCGACTCCCCGTCACCGCTCGAACTCGGCCCCGCGACGCAGTCCCACTCGCCGCTCGCGCACTTCTCCTCGTAGCGTGACTCGACGTAGCGCGCCTCGCCCTCGACGAGCCCGGACGTCGCGAGCTGCGCGTCCTGCGTCTCGCCGCCGTACTTCGCCTTCGTCAGGTCGTACTGCTGGTCCTGGAGGGCGTGCTGGAGCTCGTGTGCGAGCGTGGCGTACTCGATGTGGGCGTTCTTCCCGTCCGGGACGACGATCTTGATCGCGTCGCTGGACGGCGAGTAGTAGCCGAGGACGTTGTTCGAGTAGTAGGACTGCGTCGCCGCCGAGAGGTTCGTGTCCGAGCCGATTATCAGCGCGGCCTCCCAGACCTGCTGGTTCCACCGGCTGTACGCGGTGTCGCTCCCGCCGCTCGACTGGTTCGCCTGATAGGCCGCGCGCGAGATGACGTCGACCGGCACCGCCGTCCCGAAGTTGCGCTGGCGGACGTGCTCGACGCGCGCCATCGTCCGCCGGACGTACGCGTGCGTCTCGCTCGCGTTCAGCCCGTCGTCCTGATTCACCGTGACGTTCGAGTCGTACCAGTAGCCGTCGAAGTAGCCGACCGTCGCGTTCTCCGCCGGGGCGCCGTGGGCGGCCGGCGCGGCCGGCGTGGGTGCCGACGCCGTCGCCGTCGCGGGCACGGCGAGCGCCGACGCGACGGGCGCGAGGAGAAGGGTCACCACGAAGACGGAGAGGAGCGTGCGCGAGGGCATTCACTCTCCGGTTGGCGTGGCCGCCACAAACAGTTGTGGGTCCGCCGGACCTCACTCGGGTTTCACGACGTCGCTGCACTCCGGGCAGTCGGCGTACGCCGACCGTCCATCGCCGTCCTCGTACTCGATGAGCACCGCGCTCTCCGGGATGCGCGCGCCGCAGTTCGGGCACTCCCCGAGCGTCCCGTCGGCACTGTCGACATCAGTCATTCCGAACACCTAGTGGGAGTTCCCGAACCGACATAACTGTTCGCCGCGAGGTCGGAGCCCCGACTCAGACGACGTCCTCGACGACGACGCGCTCGGCGGAGACGTCCTCGATCACTGCGCCGAACCCGCCGACCGTCACCTCGCCGTCGTCCGTCTCCACGACGAGCGAGGCCTGCCCCGCGAGGCTCTGGAGCGAGCGCGGCCCGTCGTCCTCGTCGTCGCGGCCCTCGTAGGCGATGTCGACGACGCGCCCCGCGAACTCGCAGTACTCGCCCGTCTCGACGCGGTGGCCCTCGATGTGTACGAGCACGTCCGCGCCGGCCTGCAGGCGGGGGGCGAACTCGTGGGCGGCGCGCCGGACGTCCACGTACGTCCGTGGGTACCCGCGGTCGGCCTCGAGCAGCGGCTCCCAGAGTTCCCAGAGCGTGCTCAAGTAGTACCAGACGAAGACGGCGGCGTGCGTCCGGTCGTTCACGACGACGCCGTACTCGCGCGGCGAGCCGACGTGCTCGGCGTAGCAGACGCGGTGCTGGTCGACGATGGCGAGGAAGGGGGCTTCGCGTTCGCGCCAGCGCGCCTCCGTCGCGACCGACTCGAGCGGGAGGTCGGTGACGACGTCGCGGGAGCAGGAGTGAATCGACAGCTGGACCGCGACGCCGCGCTCGTGGGCGCCCGCGAGCGCGGCGCGCAGGTCGCGGAACTGCGCGGGCGTCACGGAGAGCTGCACGCGGTGCTCGGCGCTCCCGACGAACGCCTCCGCACGGTTGCGCAGCGTCGAGAACCGCGACACCACCGACACCTCGTGGGTGCGTGGTTCCGGGCGCGTCCACCGGTTCTCGACCTCCGTCGCGGCCGCACGGAGGTCATCGACGCGCTCGCGGAGCGTGGAGACGACGCCCTCCGGGGAGGGGACGCGCACGTGCAGGTGCTCGCGCTCGTACGTCTCGACGTAGCCCTCGTCCTCGAGGGACCGGACGACGTCGTAGATGCGGGGCTGGGGGACGTCGCTGGCGTCCGCGAGCGCGCTCGCCGACGTGGAGCCGAGTTCGAGGAGCGCGACGTACGCGCGGGCCTGATAGGGCGAGAACCCCTCGCCTTCGAGCACGGACGCCAGCGCCTCAGTGTCCATACCTCCCCTGTGGCGCCCGCCGTCGTAAGTCCCTTTCTGCGTCCGCCCGCTGACGCCGCCCTCGCCTCCGGCGTCCGTCCGCGCCCCGCCTCCTGACGACACGGGCGGGCAGACGCTCGCGAGGAGACAGCGCTTTCCCGCCGGGACGGCTTCGCGACACCATGCACGGAGTCACGCGCGTCGAGGACGACGCCGAACGCGCGGACGCGCTCGGCGTCCGCTACGCCGTCTTCGTCGACGAGCAGGGCGTCCCCGAGGACGTGGAGGTCGACGAGCACGAGGCGGCCGCCACGCATTACGTCGCGTACGCCGACGGGACTCCGGTGGGCGCCGCGCGCTACCGCGAGCACGACGACGCGACGGCCAAAATCGAGCGCGTCGCCGTCCGCGAGTCGCATCGCGGCGAGGGCTGGGGGGCGCACCTGATGGACGCCGTCGAGGCCGACGCCCGCGAGGCCGGCTACGAGCGCGCCGTCCTCCACGCGCAGACGCCCGTCGTCGGGTTCTACGAGGCGCGCGGCTACGAGGTGGTCGGCGAGACGTTCGAGGAGGCCGGCATCCCGCACGTCGAGATGGCGACGCGGCTCTGAGCCGCGCGGCGACGAGGTGGCGGGCCTCGGTAGTGGGTCAGTCCTCGTCCTCGACGTCCACGGTGAACTCGTCGACGGCCTCCTCGGCCACCTCGAAGGAGACCATTTCGAGGTCGGCCGCGAGCAGGTCGGGGAGCCGCTCGGTGAAGCGCTCGCAGTGGTCGGTCTCCTCGTGGGCGGCGTGCGCGGCCGCGTCCTCGTAGCGCTCGACGAACCGGAGCGTGTTCTCGTCGTGGACGTCGACGCCGGCGCGGTAGTCGATGACGCCGTCCTCGCGGTTGGACGCCTCGACGAGCTCTCTGACTGCATCGAGGGCTTCTTCGCGGTGTTCGGGGTCGAGGTGGAACGTCGCGTGCAGAACGAACATGGCTCGAACGGGCGCGCGGACGGCACAAAAGCCGTCCGGTGCCGACCGAACCGCTTCCCCTCGACGCCCCCCGCCACCGAGAGAGTCAGACCTAAGAACGGACCCGTCCACCATGGGAGTATGGACGACGACGACCGCAGACGCGTCCTCGACCTGCTCTGCGAGGACGCCCGGTACACGCCCGAGGACGTCGCTCGACAGCTCGACCTCACGCCCGAGGAGGCCGAGGCACACATCGAGGCCCTCGAGGACGAGGGCGTGCTGCGGGGGTACACGGCGGTCGTGGACTGGGCGGCGCTCGACGACGGCATCGTCGAGGCGAAGGTGGAGCTGAACGTCGAGCTCGACCGCGAGACGGGCTACGAGGACATCTCGCGTCGGATCGCGAAGTTCCCCGAGGTCGCCGCGTTCCAGCTCGTCAGCGGCGACTACGACTTCGCCCTGGAGGTGCGCGCGGACTCGATGAACGCGGTCTCGCGCTTCGTCTCCGAGGAGATCGCGCCCATCCCCGAGGTCACGCAGACGGTGACGCACTACGTCATGGAGACGTACAAGGCCGAAGGCATCGAGTTCGGCGACGGGGAGGAGGACGACCGGCTCTCCTACTCGCCATGAGCCACCACCTCTCTGAGCGCGCCGAGCGAACGCCGCCCTCCGGGATTCGGCGGTTCTTCGAGATCGCCGAGGAGATGGAGGACGTCGTCTCGCTCGGCGTCGGCGAACCCGACTTCAGCGCGCCGTGGCCCGCGCGCAAAGCCGCCATCGAGGCCCTCGAGCGCGGGCAGACCTCCTACACGTCGAACCGGGGGCGACGCGACCTCCGCGAAGCCATCTCCACGCACGCGACGCGCTACGGCCACGACTACGACGCCGAGGAGGAAATCCTCGTGACGACGGGCGTCAGCGAGGCGATGGACCTCGCGATGCGCGCGCTCGTCGACCCCGGTGACGTCGTCGCCGTCGCCGAACCCGCCTACATCTCCTACGGGCCGGACGCCTCCTTCTCGGGGGGCGAGGTCCTCCCCGTCCCGACCGAGGCGAGCGAGGAGTTCCGCCTCACCTACGACGCGTTGGAGCGCGCGGGCGCCGAGCGCGCGGACGTCCTCGTCTTCTGCTACCCGAACAACCCGACGGGCGCGACGATGGACGCGACCCACCTCGCGGAAGTCGCGGAGTTCGCGCGCGAGCATGACCTCTTCGTGCTCGCCGACGAGGTGTACGCCGCGCTCACCTACGAGGGCGAGCACGACAGCATCGCCACCCAGCGGGGGATGCGCGAGCGCACCGTCGTCTTCAACGGCTTCTCGAAGGCGTACGCGATGACCGGCCTCCGGCTGGGATACGCGATGGGGCCCCCGGAGGTGGTCGACGCCATGAACCGCATCCACCAGTACACGATGCTCTCCGCGCCGACGACGGCGCAGGCCGCCGCGCTCGAGGCCCTCGAGTCGTGTGACGACGCCGTCGCGGACATGCGCGAGCAGTACGACCGCCGCCGGCGCTTCGTCCTCTCGCGCTTCCGGGAGATGGGGCTGGACTGCTTCGAGGCGCAGGGCGCCTTCTACGTCTTCCCCTCGGTGCCGGGCGACGACGAGGCGTTCGCGGAGGAACTGCTGCGCGAGGCGGAGGTCGCCGTCGTCCCCGGGCGCGTCTTCGGCGACGGCGGCGAGGGCCACGTCCGGGTCTCCTACGCGCGCTCGCTCCCCGAACTCCGGGAGGCGATGGACCGCATTGAGGCGTTCCTCGCGGACTACTGATGGGCGAGAGCGGGGGCCACGCGGGGCGCGCCGACCCCGGGCACGCGGACGCGGTGTCCCGGATCGCCGACTCGCTCGTCGACGCCGACACCGCGGTCGCGTTCACGGGCGCGGGCGTCAGCACCGCATCCGGGGTCCCGTCCTTCCGTGGCGACGACGGCGTCTGGAACGCCGAGTACGACCCGGCCGACTTCCGCATCGAGCGCTTCCGCGCCGACCCGGTCGGCTTCTGGGAGGACCGCCTCGAACTCCACGAGACGATGTACGGTGTCGACGCCGCGAGAACCGAGGGGGACGGACGCGCGAGCGACGCGGGAGAGCGGGACGCGCACGCCGTCGCGCCGAACGCCGCCCACGACGCGCTCGCGACACTGGAGGACGCGGGCGTCCTCACCGCCGTGGTCACGCAGAACGTCGACGGCTTGCACGCGGCCGCCGGCACGGACTCCCTGCTGGAGATCCACGGGAACGCCCGGCGCAGCGTCTGCGTCGACTGTGGGACGACGACGCCGACGGACGCCGTCCGCGAGCGCGTCCGCGACGGCGAGACGCCACCGCGCTGTGACTGTGGCGGCCTCCTCAAGCCGGACGTGGTGCTGTTCGGTGAGCGTCTCCCGCCGGTCTTCGGCGAGGCGCGACGGCTCGCCCGTGAGGCCGACGCCTTCCTCGCCGCCGGGTCGTCGCTCACCGTCGAGCCTGCGGCGTCGCTCCCGGTGACGGCGGCACGCGATGGCGACCTCCACGTGGTGAACTTCGACGGGACGCCACACGATGACGTCGCGGCGACGGTCAGTCGGGCGGACGTTACGGACGTGCTTCCGGCGGTGGCGTCGCGCGTTCTCGACCACCACTGACGTTTCGGACGGCCATCACGTTTACCCGTTGAGGCGGCGACACGTTTTAGTGAGCGCGGGCGCCCACGCGTCCGTCACCACTCCCCCCACCGATGACACGAGCATCCCGAGCAGTCGCGTTGAACGCCATCGTCGTCCTCTCGCTGGTCGCATCGGTCGGCGTCGGTTTCGTCGGCACCGCCGTCGCCGCCGATACCGCCACTATCGAGGCGACGCCGGCGAACGCGACCGCCACGGCCACGCACAACGTCTCTGTCTCCCCGGACTCGAACGAAGCCGGGAGTTCGCTGAATTCGATCCAAGTTCAGTACCCCGACTCGTCGGCGGACGCCGGCAACGTCACCGGGGCCGACGTCGAGGCCGCCTACGTCGTCCGGAACGGTGACCGGACGAACGTCACGGACGACCTCCAAGCCGTCAAGCACAGCGACAACGGCAACACGGTGGCGTTCACCTTCGGCGGGAGTTACGACGTGAGGGCCGGCGACACCTTCCACGTCGTCTACAGCGACGTCGAGAACCCCGACTCGATGGGCACGTACTCGGTCAAGGTCGACCTGAACTCGCAGTCCTCCGGGTCGCCCGCGACCGACAGACTGAACATCACGCAGGCGGCCGCGACGACGTCGCTCACCGCGACGCCGGACTGGGACGGCGCGAACGCGACGCACACGCTCTCCTACGCGCCCGGGAGCGCACAGGACAACCGGACGCTCCAGAACGTCACGGTCGACTACGGTATGAACGCGACGCTGTACGACCTGCCGCCCGAAAACGTCACCGCGTTCGTCGACGCGGACGCGGACGGTCAGAACGACAGCGCCGAGTCCGGGCTGAACGTCACCGGCGTCACGGCGGCGAACCAGAACCTCACCGTCGCGTTCGACGGGAGCTACACGCTGAACGCGAGCGAACCGATCGTCGTCTCCTACGACCCGGTCGGGAACCCGGACGCCGCGGGCACGTACACGGAGCGCGTCACCGCGAACGGCGACTGGGAGAACGCGACGAACGTCACGCTCGACGTCGTCGTGAGCTCGGAGACGAGCGACGCCTCCGTCACACCGTACCCGCC carries:
- a CDS encoding metallophosphoesterase family protein, whose amino-acid sequence is MTPRPGPVLARLARPAGPETTLAVLADVHADVAREPGSWKCHEHALDRLRTALDDAGRLGADAVLVAGRLGADAVLVAGDLTRDGRPDSFDAIDAAFATVDGPVLCVPGNHDVPKSYRDAPSVHAFRERYTPGVLPYVRRVGSVHVVGLDTASAVEDGSHGRVTDDQLAWLDAVLPAIGEAVVVCHHNLADAASHAAPVGIEAHATVEGADALADVLADHAVPLVVSGHAHWPTVGAAGRVRELLAPAVCSFPQAGLILDVTPEGTTVSMLPLADRDGLRAAHDAACDGTERSRRIVETFRDGYLTRFPLVDERTRNNPNATRLPLER
- a CDS encoding universal stress protein, with translation MTRYLLATDSVHTTAAACDYLQGRLTSDDVVRVVGVSECGSRDGHESPSESVATRNAPRSGDAADAVNVATARLAVPDVETAVREGDPLAELRDELDAGDVDELVLGAHHPGAGAEGGLGSTAAGLVGHVEVPCVVLPPVGLE
- a CDS encoding pyridoxal phosphate-dependent aminotransferase; the protein is MSHHLSERAERTPPSGIRRFFEIAEEMEDVVSLGVGEPDFSAPWPARKAAIEALERGQTSYTSNRGRRDLREAISTHATRYGHDYDAEEEILVTTGVSEAMDLAMRALVDPGDVVAVAEPAYISYGPDASFSGGEVLPVPTEASEEFRLTYDALERAGAERADVLVFCYPNNPTGATMDATHLAEVAEFAREHDLFVLADEVYAALTYEGEHDSIATQRGMRERTVVFNGFSKAYAMTGLRLGYAMGPPEVVDAMNRIHQYTMLSAPTTAQAAALEALESCDDAVADMREQYDRRRRFVLSRFREMGLDCFEAQGAFYVFPSVPGDDEAFAEELLREAEVAVVPGRVFGDGGEGHVRVSYARSLPELREAMDRIEAFLADY
- a CDS encoding GNAT family N-acetyltransferase, translating into MHGVTRVEDDAERADALGVRYAVFVDEQGVPEDVEVDEHEAAATHYVAYADGTPVGAARYREHDDATAKIERVAVRESHRGEGWGAHLMDAVEADAREAGYERAVLHAQTPVVGFYEARGYEVVGETFEEAGIPHVEMATRL
- a CDS encoding Hvo_1808 family surface protein, producing the protein MPSRTLLSVFVVTLLLAPVASALAVPATATASAPTPAAPAAHGAPAENATVGYFDGYWYDSNVTVNQDDGLNASETHAYVRRTMARVEHVRQRNFGTAVPVDVISRAAYQANQSSGGSDTAYSRWNQQVWEAALIIGSDTNLSAATQSYYSNNVLGYYSPSSDAIKIVVPDGKNAHIEYATLAHELQHALQDQQYDLTKAKYGGETQDAQLATSGLVEGEARYVESRYEEKCASGEWDCVAGPSSSGDGESSNDGNSESDSQSASASPPRSLQFTLYFPYASGPGYVADLAERGGWAAVDDAWERPPNTTTEVIHGTAPERTAVSVDRDAATNGWETFPEQGVNGTDTLGEASAFVGLWWQSYEYGAGAVPQRAIQGDGEYRTLRYSAAATTGWAGDAVLPYRKNAKNGFVWKTAWNTSADASAFADAYVLSLKAHDATKRNGTWVVPEADGYRGAYRVVQDGETVTVVNGPDVAAVTAIRPSLAGADSPSPTTTSSGVPGVGVLGAGLALLLASVALARRS
- a CDS encoding Lrp/AsnC family transcriptional regulator, whose translation is MDDDDRRRVLDLLCEDARYTPEDVARQLDLTPEEAEAHIEALEDEGVLRGYTAVVDWAALDDGIVEAKVELNVELDRETGYEDISRRIAKFPEVAAFQLVSGDYDFALEVRADSMNAVSRFVSEEIAPIPEVTQTVTHYVMETYKAEGIEFGDGEEDDRLSYSP
- a CDS encoding cold-shock protein, which codes for MASGKVDFFNDTGGYGFIETDDADEDVFFHMEDVGGPDLEEGQEVEFDIEEAEKGPRATNVTRL
- the msrB gene encoding peptide-methionine (R)-S-oxide reductase MsrB; translated protein: MSDTETSDLPETDAEWREVLTDEEYRVLREQGTEAKFTGEFIGKDDDGTYRCAGCGAVLFDSETKFDSEGSGWPSFDDAVEGAVELRRDTSHGMVRTEVVCAECGGHLGHVFEDGPTETGKRFCINSCALDFEENGDDR
- a CDS encoding TrmB family transcriptional regulator; translated protein: MDTEALASVLEGEGFSPYQARAYVALLELGSTSASALADASDVPQPRIYDVVRSLEDEGYVETYEREHLHVRVPSPEGVVSTLRERVDDLRAAATEVENRWTRPEPRTHEVSVVSRFSTLRNRAEAFVGSAEHRVQLSVTPAQFRDLRAALAGAHERGVAVQLSIHSCSRDVVTDLPLESVATEARWREREAPFLAIVDQHRVCYAEHVGSPREYGVVVNDRTHAAVFVWYYLSTLWELWEPLLEADRGYPRTYVDVRRAAHEFAPRLQAGADVLVHIEGHRVETGEYCEFAGRVVDIAYEGRDDEDDGPRSLQSLAGQASLVVETDDGEVTVGGFGAVIEDVSAERVVVEDVV
- a CDS encoding putative quinol monooxygenase — encoded protein: MFVLHATFHLDPEHREEALDAVRELVEASNREDGVIDYRAGVDVHDENTLRFVERYEDAAAHAAHEETDHCERFTERLPDLLAADLEMVSFEVAEEAVDEFTVDVEDED
- a CDS encoding SIR2 family NAD-dependent protein deacylase, which gives rise to MGESGGHAGRADPGHADAVSRIADSLVDADTAVAFTGAGVSTASGVPSFRGDDGVWNAEYDPADFRIERFRADPVGFWEDRLELHETMYGVDAARTEGDGRASDAGERDAHAVAPNAAHDALATLEDAGVLTAVVTQNVDGLHAAAGTDSLLEIHGNARRSVCVDCGTTTPTDAVRERVRDGETPPRCDCGGLLKPDVVLFGERLPPVFGEARRLAREADAFLAAGSSLTVEPAASLPVTAARDGDLHVVNFDGTPHDDVAATVSRADVTDVLPAVASRVLDHH